The Nycticebus coucang isolate mNycCou1 chromosome 15, mNycCou1.pri, whole genome shotgun sequence genome has a segment encoding these proteins:
- the LOC128566897 gene encoding 39S ribosomal protein L18, mitochondrial-like — MALHSQFCKLLSICRSPEDRLAALSTSSKPTVKPEVEPQENEAVAPEFTDQNPRNLELLVVARKERGWRTAWPSHEFWHRLRVTRTQYHIEAFVERQSGQVEVSVSTHEWAIKNHLFSTRNVVACEGAGRVLAERCLEAGINCMVYQPTPWEAASDSIR; from the exons ATGGCGCTTCACTCGCAGTTCTGCAAGTTGTTGTCGATTTGCAGGAGCCCCGAGGATAGGTTGGCAGCCCTCTCAACAAGTTCCAAGCCGACAGTGAAACCTGAAGTGGAACCTCAGGAGAATGAAGCTGTTGCCCCAGAGTTCACCGACCAGAACCCCCGGAATCTGGAGCTCTTAGTTGTAGCCAGGAAGGAGCGGGGCTGGAGAACAGCGTGGCCCTCTCATGAATTCTGGCACAGGTTGCGAGTTACAAGGACTCAATATCATATAGAAGCATTTGTTGAGCGTCAGAGTGGTCAGGTTGAGGTTTCGGTGTCCACTCATGAATGGGCTATTAAAAATCACCTTTTCAGTACCAGAAATGTGGTGGCTTGTGAGGGTGCAGGACGAGTGTTAGCAGAGAGATGCTTAGAGGCAGGAATCAACTGCATGGTCTACCAGCCGACCC CTTGGGAAGCAGCTTCAGACTCAATAAGATGA